The genomic segment CAATGTAAACATCATATTTTTCAGCTAATTCTGCAATACATCTCTTATCTTTTTCTGAATAACTTGTCCCTAAAGGATTATGCAATCTTGGGATTGTATAGAAAAACTTTATACCTTGATTTTTAAATATGTTCTCTAATTCTTCCAAATTTATGCCATTAAAATCTCTATTTATTCCTATTAATCGTTCTCCATTAATCTCTACCAATTTGTGTATCAAACTATATGTTGGCTGCTCAACTAAAATATTCTTTTTCCCATTTGGAAAAGACATTTTTGAAACAATGCTTATTGCCTGTTGTGAACCTGATGTAATACATATTTTGTCCATGGATGTGAATATTTGATATTCAGAAAAGAAGTTAACCAATGATGCTCTTAAAGATTTAAATCCTTCAGTATCTCCATATATAAATAAGTCATTCTTATATAACTCAACTGCTCTATTTATGCAATGATTAAATTCCTTATACGGAAGTAATCTTGAATCAGGAACTACTAAAGAAAAATCAATAATGCCACTTTCAGCATTCTCTTCAGAATTATTTTCCACAAGATAATACCCACTTTTAGGAATAGAGTATATTCTATGATTTATTTCAAGTTCTTTATAAGCTCTTATTACTGTGGACTTATTGCATTCAAACTTATCAACCAAAGTTCTTATTGCTGGTAATCTTTGCCCTTGCTTTAATTCATTTTTTTCTGCAAGTTCTTCAATATATTCTATTATAATTTCATATTTCTTTTTCATAATCTTGCCCTTCAATTTATCTTAATTTTTCAAGCATATTAATCCTTTTATACCGGTACAAAACACTCTTTTAAAGATTGTACTGTATGCTCTAAATTCTTATAATTCCATTATATAGATAATTAATAATAAATTGTAAGTCAATTAATCATTTAATTTCAACAAAATTAAAGCAAACATAAAGGAGTTAAGTATGGAAAAGTATCAAAAAAAAGCAATATTATATCTTGTAATTGCATCAGTTTTATGGAGTATCGGAGGTTTATTTATCAAATTAGTAAATTGGAATCCTATTGCTATTGCTGGAGCACGTAGCGGTATAGCAGCAATAGTTATGTTATTATACTTAAAAAAGCCAGCAATACATTTAGGAAAGACAAAGCTGCTAGGTGCATGCGCATATTCATCCCTTCTCATATTTTTTGTTACTGCTAATAAACTCACAACATCGGCAAACGCTATACTTCTACAGTTTACAGCGCCTATATGGGTATTATTATTTTCTAAGGTTTTCCTAAAGAAAAAAATTAAAAAGTCTGATTTAGCCGTAATTGTTTTTGTCATACTTGGAATGATTTTATTCTTTATAGGAGATTTAGGACGTGGCAATATTATAGGAAATTTTATTGCAATACTCAGTGGTATTTCAATGGCTGGAACTGTTATATTTCTAAAACTTATAAAAGATGGTTCTCCTGTTGAAATGACTTTCCTGGGAAATATAATTACATTTATTATAGCTATACCTTTTTTCTTTCAATCAGTTCCAAACTTAAATAGTATTTTGGGATTATTAATCTTAGGAATATTCCAATTAGGAATTTCTTATATATTTTATACATTAGCTGTTAAACAGGTTTCTCCTATTGAAGCAATCCTAATTCCTGTCCTAGAACCACTGCTCAATCCCTTTTGGGTATTTTTATTTACCGGTGAAATACCCGGAACTTATGCCTTTATAGGAGGATTAATTGTACTTACAGCTATAAGTGTAAGAGAATTATGTATAAAAAAATAGTTATATCGAATCTTCTGCTAGAGCAATAACTTCTACAAAGTCATGAACTAAAGGCTTTGATATAACTATTTTTTCTTAATTTGGGTATATAAAAAATTTACAATCTATAATTGTAACATAAATAATCTGCCATGTTTTTATATAAGAAACTAATATTTGAATTTATCATTGCTCGCATAGCTTAACATTACACTTTTTCAAAATCCAACTATAATGCTCCCATATCTCTAGCAATATAAAGAGAAGGATATTTAGCATTGAAATTTAGTTCGCTTTTAATACGTGCTGTATCTAATATCATATCCCATTGATTAAAACTTGGCCACCCACCATTTGGAGATACCTGCTCTGATTCCCCTTGTAGCTTATAAAATTCACCTACAGTAATAGGGTTATCATCAGCAACATTATATATGCGACCGCTAATACCAGGTGTACTAGCAGCAAGCAGTAATGCTTGACTCACATCTGCATGATGCACTACAGACATTGCTTTTGAAGGGTTCCAGTTACTTAGAAACGGTAAAATTTCTTGAATGTGTGGGTCATTATCACCATAAACAAATCCTAGTCTCATAATACGAATATCTAGTCCTTGTTCACTATATAACCTAAGTAGAGCTTCTTCTGCAGCCATTTTTGTTTTAGGATATAATGCCGTTGCTGTAAGAACATCATCTTCTCTGCATGGTCTATTTACTAGAGAATTGTTATATACATTGCCTGTGCTTGTAAAAACAAATCTTGTGACACCTGCATCTAATGCTGCTTTAGCGAGTGTAATAGTTGCATCTATATTGATGGCTTTAGCCATTTCTTCACTAATACCACCTCGAAATTGAGCTGCTATATGTACAACAGCATCAACACCTCGTACGGCTTCAATTAGATTTTCATTATCTAAAAGATCTCCTAATACTACTTCTGCCCCCTGTTCTTTTAAAGTGGATGCACCTTCTAAGTTTCTTACAAGAATACGAACTTCATGGCCTTGCTTAAGTAAATACGGTACAAATCGACTTCCAACCTTACCTGTTGCCCCTGTTACAAATATTTTCATAAATTAATTCACTCCAATCTAAATAGTTTTGTTCATCAGTTATTTTTATGTTATATTGCTAATATATCAGAGTTAAAATAATTCAACCATATTGTGGTTATCCTACGATTGAGAGTAGTAGGATAAGAGGAGGAAAATAAATGAAAGAAATTACATTACAGCAGTCGTTAGGTGAATTTTTGCGTGCAATTAGAGAACGCCTTACGCCAGAGCAGGTTGGATTACCTTCACATGGACGCCGCCGCACACCTGGACTTCGTCGTGAAGAAGTGGCTCAACTTGCCAATATCGGAGTTTCTTGGTACACATCTATAGAACAAGGAAAAGATGTACACCCTTCTTATCAAATATTAGAAAGCTTAGCTACTGCCTTAAGATTATCCGAAGATGAACGCCGATATCTTTTTTTATTATCTAAATCTGATGAAATAGAAGAATCAAAAATTTATAAAGAAATTAGTACAGGATTAGAAAGAACCGTTTTCGCATTGGAACCCAATCCCGCATATATAATGGATAAATACTGGGATGTACTATTATGGAATCGTTCAGCAGAATTTATATTTGGATTTCCTTCATATTCTACCAGCATAGATTCAAAACCAAACATATTACATCAATTTTTAATTGATCCATTCAAAAAAGAAATCAATCCAAATTGGGAAGAACGTGCTAAAATCATGATTGCAAGATTTAGAGCAGATTGTGCTAGGTATCCTCAGGATGCAAGATTAAATGAAATGATTGAGAAATTTAAGCAAGAAAGTGAATTCTTCAGCAAATGTTGGCCTCGTTATGAAGTTAAAACTGTCACTGACTGTCATAAATTATGGAATCACCCTGAGATTGGAGATTTGGAATTTGAACATGTGAATTTGCAAGTATCAAACTGTCCTGATTTTAAATTGATGATTTACACAGCCTCACCTTCTACATTAGAAAAGCTTAAACAAAAAATATATTCAACCAAGTGAATATACATCGTAATTGACAGCTCAATTATAAAAAGATACTTTACATTACCAATTTACTATGTAGACATTTTTCGTAAATTACCTAAATAAATACGCAAAAGCCACTTTCCTTCTGCGTATTTATTTACCTTTCATTTTAAACTTTAAGTCTATAACCTGTGCGCACCTACCGTTTAAATATGTTCAGAATTAGAATATGGGAATTTAACTTCAAAATATATATTATAAACTATTAAAGGTAAATGAATCTAATATAGATTCATTTACCTCTTAAATTTGTGAATAATTATAAAATTAAAATAATTTTTACTTAAATATTATCAAACATCAGTTTTTAAACTGCCAAACCTCTTCTTTTAGCATATAGCCTAAAAGCTACTTCTTCAACAAATGAGAATAAGCTTGTGGTTATAAAATATATTCCTAAGGCAATAGGAGCCTTAAAAGTAACCAATCCACTTATTACAGTTGTTATTATGATGTTAGTTTTGCTTAGTTTAGCTTGAGCTTTTAATCTAAGAAAAGGTATATACGGTAATATATTTGGACTAAGCATTGAAACTGCATATATTGCAGGCACTATAAATAAACTATCTGACATCTTTAAGCTAACAACCCAAGGTATAAGCGCAGTTCCAACTTGCATAGGCATATTTAAAATCACTCTATATAAATTAAAAACTATAGGTATCTGAAGTAAACTTGATAAAATACCTATCATTCCCTTTGCATTTTGCTTAAAGTACTTTTGAGTCTCAATTTCTAGCTTTTCCTTATTACTTTTATATTTTTCTTTTATTTCTTCAAGCCCCTTAGAAAACTCTTGCTGACTATACATGCTTAACTTTTGCTTGAATGATATTGGCATAAGAATCAGCTTAACCAATATAGTTAATAGTATAATTGCTATTCCTAAATCTCCTGTAATATTAAAAAAATAATTAAGTGATACGTTTAATAAATTTGAAATGATGTTCATATTCTTCCTCCTAAAATTTAAAATAAATAAAAAACATCATTTCATTTAAAACTGTACACAATACCGCCAAATATCATATTTTTCATATGATATATAATCATTTATTATCATAAATCTTGAATAATCCAAGTATTTAATATAAATTCTACTTACAATATTATAATTTAACTTTTTTCTATATTTTCTTAAATATGTAATTGTACAAGTAATAATACTTATAAGAAACACTAGAACAAAAAACAACTGCATAGTATTCATTAACTCTGCTCTCATAAAATTACCTCACGAAATTCTATATATTCATATAGTATATCACTTTAGAATTTATTTACAATAACTTCAATTTATGAACTCAAATTTTTCTTTTTATTGTCTAATAATTTATTTTAAAATTGATTCCAAGTTCTTTTCCATAATGTATTTATTTTCTCTATCATCTATTTTATAACTTTCTCATCAGCCACTCCCATATATTTTAGCTGTTATCGGTAAGCATGCCACTACCTTACATTTTAGTTTTTATCTTTTTTATGCTCATGAATAAGAGCTTTTTGAACCACCAGTCTAACCGCCAGTATTATTTATACAAAAAAATCCCCCAAAATGATTCTGGAGAACTCCTTATCTTATAAATAGAAAACATATTATTAACTTCTGTAAAAATCCTTGAATTCCTTTGATATTAATCCATTTCTTAAC from the Clostridium beijerinckii genome contains:
- a CDS encoding PLP-dependent aminotransferase family protein, producing the protein MKKKYEIIIEYIEELAEKNELKQGQRLPAIRTLVDKFECNKSTVIRAYKELEINHRIYSIPKSGYYLVENNSEENAESGIIDFSLVVPDSRLLPYKEFNHCINRAVELYKNDLFIYGDTEGFKSLRASLVNFFSEYQIFTSMDKICITSGSQQAISIVSKMSFPNGKKNILVEQPTYSLIHKLVEINGERLIGINRDFNGINLEELENIFKNQGIKFFYTIPRLHNPLGTSYSEKDKRCIAELAEKYDVYIVEDDYLADLDKNKKSLPIYYYDIWERVVYLKSFSKTFMPGIRLGAVVLQEKLKSEFLKHKRYYDLSTSALEQGALEIYINSGMYKTHIQRIQFAYMKKMNYLKDCLKNIDTEGVELFIPDTGFFIWMQFTNHIDMETLNKRLNEKKIYIAEGKAFFIDSNSRISCFRLCISKLAKDKIKLGLQILFEEIHKLI
- a CDS encoding DMT family transporter encodes the protein MEKYQKKAILYLVIASVLWSIGGLFIKLVNWNPIAIAGARSGIAAIVMLLYLKKPAIHLGKTKLLGACAYSSLLIFFVTANKLTTSANAILLQFTAPIWVLLFSKVFLKKKIKKSDLAVIVFVILGMILFFIGDLGRGNIIGNFIAILSGISMAGTVIFLKLIKDGSPVEMTFLGNIITFIIAIPFFFQSVPNLNSILGLLILGIFQLGISYIFYTLAVKQVSPIEAILIPVLEPLLNPFWVFLFTGEIPGTYAFIGGLIVLTAISVRELCIKK
- a CDS encoding NAD-dependent epimerase/dehydratase family protein, which gives rise to MKIFVTGATGKVGSRFVPYLLKQGHEVRILVRNLEGASTLKEQGAEVVLGDLLDNENLIEAVRGVDAVVHIAAQFRGGISEEMAKAINIDATITLAKAALDAGVTRFVFTSTGNVYNNSLVNRPCREDDVLTATALYPKTKMAAEEALLRLYSEQGLDIRIMRLGFVYGDNDPHIQEILPFLSNWNPSKAMSVVHHADVSQALLLAASTPGISGRIYNVADDNPITVGEFYKLQGESEQVSPNGGWPSFNQWDMILDTARIKSELNFNAKYPSLYIARDMGAL
- a CDS encoding helix-turn-helix transcriptional regulator, whose product is MKEITLQQSLGEFLRAIRERLTPEQVGLPSHGRRRTPGLRREEVAQLANIGVSWYTSIEQGKDVHPSYQILESLATALRLSEDERRYLFLLSKSDEIEESKIYKEISTGLERTVFALEPNPAYIMDKYWDVLLWNRSAEFIFGFPSYSTSIDSKPNILHQFLIDPFKKEINPNWEERAKIMIARFRADCARYPQDARLNEMIEKFKQESEFFSKCWPRYEVKTVTDCHKLWNHPEIGDLEFEHVNLQVSNCPDFKLMIYTASPSTLEKLKQKIYSTK
- a CDS encoding YidC/Oxa1 family membrane protein insertase; the encoded protein is MNIISNLLNVSLNYFFNITGDLGIAIILLTILVKLILMPISFKQKLSMYSQQEFSKGLEEIKEKYKSNKEKLEIETQKYFKQNAKGMIGILSSLLQIPIVFNLYRVILNMPMQVGTALIPWVVSLKMSDSLFIVPAIYAVSMLSPNILPYIPFLRLKAQAKLSKTNIIITTVISGLVTFKAPIALGIYFITTSLFSFVEEVAFRLYAKRRGLAV